Within Metabacillus schmidteae, the genomic segment CTTCACAAATTGTTACACTTTCACCTGAATACAGCATGAATAAACTGGGCTCAGCCGGAAAACCATTGTTTTCATGCGAAATGAAGATAATGAAGGATGGTAAAGTTTGTTCTGCCTATGAAGAAGGAGAGATTCTTGTCAAAGGTCCGAATATCACAAAAGGATATTGGAAGAGAGGGGAAGCAACTCAAAAGGTATTTACAGAAGAGTGGTTTCATACCGGTGATCAAGGCTACATTGATGAGGACGGGTTTTTATTTGTACTTGATAGACGTTCAGATTTAATCATATCCGGTGGCGAAAATATTTACCCTGCAGAAATTGAGAATGTTTTATTATCTCATCATGCAGTTGTTGATGCCGGAGTAATTGGAATTGAGGATACGAAATGGGGACAGGTTCCATATGCTTTCATTGTTTCAAATATGAAGGTAAATCATGATCAACTTATAGAGTACTGTCATGAACGACTTGCCCGCTATAAAGTACCAAAGGGGATTACAGTTTTAGAAGAACTCCCAAGGAATGCTTCGAACAAACTAGTAAGAAGAAAATTAAAAGAACAATTTGCTAAAGGATTTCAACATGATTAACATTGAAAAAGTGACATTACACCATATATCGCAAGCATTACAATCACCTTTTACATCAAGCATAGGACATGTAACAGAGCGTGACAGTATAATCGTCGAGGTTATGGATGCTGAAGGGGTAAGGGGATGGGGAGAAGTAGTGGCGTTCTCAACTCCATGGTATACAGAAGAAACGATTTCAACTTGTTTTCATCTGTTAAAAGATATCCTTGTTCCATTAACAATTGCTCAAGACCTTCACCATCCGGAGGAACTGCAGACCATTTTTCAAAAAGTGAAGCGTAATCATATGGCAAAAGCATCTCTTGAAGGAGCTATATGGGATGTTTATGCCAAAAAGAACAATATCTCATTATCAACTGCATTAGGTGGAACGAGAAATGAAATTGAATGTGGAGTTGTTGTCGGTATCTCGTTCATTCCGAGTATGCTCGACCAAATTTCCCGTTACATTGAAGAAGGATACAAACGGTTTAAAATAAAAATTTCTCCAACACAGGACATTCAATTAATTGAAGAAATTCGTAAGTCGTTTCCTGACCTGCCATTAATGGCTGATGCCAATTCAGCTTATTCATTAGATCAACTTGATCAATTAAGAGAACTTGATCAATTTAACTTGATGATGATTGAACAGCCTTTGGCAGCAGATGATATTATTGATCATGCAAAGCTTCAAGAGAGAATCTCAACCCCCATTTGCTTGGATGAAAGCATTGTGACAAGTGAAGATGCTAGAAAAGCGATCGAACTTGACAGCTGTAAAATCATAAATATAAAACCAGGCCGTGTCGGTGGATTGACAGAATCAAAAAAAATACATGATGTATGTCTGGAGAATGGAATTCCCGTATGGTGTGGCGGAATGTTAGAAACAAGTATTTCCCGTGCGCATAATATTGCTTTGGCATCATTACCAAACTTCTCAATTCCCGGTGATATATCATCTTTCTCCAGGTATTGGGAAGAAGACATCGTTATACCGGAAATTAAAACAATAAACGGAAAAATGCCAGTCCCTGACCGACCGGGCATTGGTTTTGACATAAACAAAGAAGTATTAAAGAAATATACTTTATCGGTGACAAAAATTACCAAATAGGGAGAAAGCACATTTTGTTTAAGATTTTTTTTGATAGTTGGTTCTATCAAAAAAACTGTTTTGGTTGATTGGAGCGGAAGGTGTGAGACTCCTGTGAGAACTGTGGGACAGGTGAGACCCCGCAGGCGCTTGCGACGAGGAGGCTCACCGCCCACCCCACGGAAAGCGAGCATCCTGTAGCGGAAATCAACCCTCACAACACTAATTATAGAGCAACAAGGATTATTCAAACATTTTATGTAATAAAGTATAAAAATAATTTTTTGAGCAAAAGTGGCTTATAAAATTGATTTTTTATAAGGGGAAAAAACAATTTTTCATTTATTAGTCTGCTCTAAAATACAAAAATCCCAATTTTCAAAAATACCCTTAAATCCGTATAATAACCCTGAAAGATAAACAATATCATACTATTGAAAGTTTCTCTTTCTGCTCATTTAGGATAACTACCCTATCACTTAATAGGGAAGTTATCCTTTTTTTTGTCGAGAAAACATAGTTGACACATAAAACATAATATCATATTGTTGCATTAAGGAAACTTTTTTAGTTAAATGAATAAAAGATGAAAACAGCAAAAATTATGGCACACATCCTAAAATAATACATAGACTACTTTTGACCTAGAAGAAGTGCTATCATTTCATCTTAAAAAAATGAATGGAGGAACAAAAGGTGAAAAAATGGTTGGCAGGTGTAGGAACAGGTATATTGGCAGTTTTTTTATTAACAGCATGTGGTAGTGGTCAAACAAGTGGAGATACAAATGAAGGAAATGAAAGTTCTACTAAAATAATTCAGGTGACGACAACGACTGGTCAAGTTGCAGACGTATTAAAAAATGTAGGTGGAGATCAAGTAGAAGTGACTTCATTAATGGGACCGGGAGTTGACCCACACTTATACCAAGCTTCTCAAGGTGATATTCAAAAGCTAAATAATGCAGACATGATTTTTTATAATGGACTTCACCTTGAAGGTAAGATGGGTGAGATATTTGAAAAAATGTCAGAGGATAAAACAATAGTAGCTGTTGGGGAATCAATTCCAGAGGCTTTGCTACTAGCAGCAGATGGTGATTCAAACGCTCACGATCCACATGTTTGGTTTAATATCCAAGCTTGGATTCATGCAGTTGATACTGTTGAGGAAGAATTATCAAAGCAATCTCCGGAAAATGAGGAATTATTTAAAGACAATGCTGCAAATTACAAACAAGAATTAGAAGAGATGGATCAATATGCAAAAGAACAAATCCAAACAATCCCTGATGAAAGCCGTGTACTTGTAACTGCTCATGATGCATTTGCCTATTTTGGCCACGCATATGGTTTAGATGTAATGGGGTTACA encodes:
- the menC gene encoding o-succinylbenzoate synthase gives rise to the protein MINIEKVTLHHISQALQSPFTSSIGHVTERDSIIVEVMDAEGVRGWGEVVAFSTPWYTEETISTCFHLLKDILVPLTIAQDLHHPEELQTIFQKVKRNHMAKASLEGAIWDVYAKKNNISLSTALGGTRNEIECGVVVGISFIPSMLDQISRYIEEGYKRFKIKISPTQDIQLIEEIRKSFPDLPLMADANSAYSLDQLDQLRELDQFNLMMIEQPLAADDIIDHAKLQERISTPICLDESIVTSEDARKAIELDSCKIINIKPGRVGGLTESKKIHDVCLENGIPVWCGGMLETSISRAHNIALASLPNFSIPGDISSFSRYWEEDIVIPEIKTINGKMPVPDRPGIGFDINKEVLKKYTLSVTKITK
- a CDS encoding metal ABC transporter solute-binding protein, Zn/Mn family, which produces MEEQKVKKWLAGVGTGILAVFLLTACGSGQTSGDTNEGNESSTKIIQVTTTTGQVADVLKNVGGDQVEVTSLMGPGVDPHLYQASQGDIQKLNNADMIFYNGLHLEGKMGEIFEKMSEDKTIVAVGESIPEALLLAADGDSNAHDPHVWFNIQAWIHAVDTVEEELSKQSPENEELFKDNAANYKQELEEMDQYAKEQIQTIPDESRVLVTAHDAFAYFGHAYGLDVMGLQGLSTDSEYGLKDVQGLVDTLVERNIKAVFVESSISEKSISAVVEGAKKQGHDVVIGGELFSDAMGEEGTEEGTYIGMFKHNVDTIVSSLK